A window of Solanum stenotomum isolate F172 chromosome 9, ASM1918654v1, whole genome shotgun sequence genomic DNA:
GTGCGTGTCGGGTCCTtcaaaaatagtatatttttgaaggatcccACACCAATGCAGCAACACTTTTTGAAAGTTCGGGCAACTTAGTCTCATACTACTaacaatgttttttttcttttgaaatttcaagaatattttgatatattgtgCAACCATTTGATAGGTACATCATCatgattaaaagaaaattcaaaaaagtaCTTTCTATTTTTCTACTGAATAACCTTGATAAAGTAAATACTATGCACTGAAACTTATACATATATGTTGGGATCCTCTGTGAACTAAAGAATTACTAAGTGTAGTCCTAGTGCTATTTTTAAATGATCAGTAATTTATTATACAGTCCATGTTGCAAGAGAAGCTTTGAAGAAATGATGAACTTTTGATCCATAGAAGCTTTTTGGAGTTACCTCATTGAATGTTGTGAGAAACAATACTTTCGTGATAAGTATTATCCAATAAACTACATTTAACTTGGATCaattttaatgtttatttataGTGTGCTCAATGTTTACCTTTGTTTCTACCTCTCGACCTTTCGGTGTAAATGTGTATCTTTGTTTATAATAATTtgtaaagtgaaaaaaaaaagtattcatAGAAGCAGAAGTATTTTTTGTTGATAACCAATAGATGAATAGATGGAATAACTTCATTCTTCCTTACGAGTAAGTTGGGGATAATTTTGAGAGTACATCTTCATTCCTTTTTGTACAACTAATAGAGCAGTGTTCATACCCTCTTTAGTACAAATTTTTACTACTTTTTGTACAATGAATATAGTGGTGTTCGCACCCCTCAAGTCTTATTTCTAAAATAGAGCAATGTATATTTTGATGTCTTTATATGTTCTTGATAATTGTGTGGCATTTTTAAGTGTGATTGTGTATATTTACATCTGGTGAACTATGACCTTGAAGGAAAGGAAACACTAatataaatcaaatttattCAGTTGAAGAAAtggttaaattaaattactctTCGTAGTAATTAATCGTGACTCAGCTAATAATTATAGGGAACTACTCTTTGGGCTTACAACCCAGGAGGTGTGCTTCAAGATAGAGTTGCTACATTCTTTATAGtaacataaaatatgattttgaaactTTACTACTGTATTTTACACAAATTGATTATTGGCCAAAAGATTGTAGTTATGAAATAATGATTCAAAATGACTGTAGGGGAGCTTTTTCAATACCAGAGGAATTTTCAAgttcttttcttatgttttttggtgataaagaaagTATATCAAGTTATGCACTTACCTCTGATGTTGTTATCTCTTCTGCAGGGCGTGCAACTATCCCTTGCCTCAATGATGTTCGCTCCTCGGGGACAACTAAATTCAAAGAGGCACTGATGGGGTAGGTAAAGCAAGTAGTATTACATAGCCGTAGCATTTCGCTTGCATGTGTTTTCTTATAATGTAGCAAAGCTTAAGTCTTTCACCTTTCTATATTTAGGTGTCGAATGAACAATCTACTGGTCTGTCTTATTTACGGAAAAGAAGATCTATGGGGGACGCCTATTTGGGGTTTACAAGTGAAACATCAGTTCCCTAAAGCTCCATATTATCAGATTAGTCCGGTTGCTCACTGCCCCCATGACGAAGTCCCAGAGGTACGCCGTTTTACTTAGCTATGCATCTGCTTTTGACATTCGATCTTGTCAAGTCAATGTGCTTTCTCATTGTTTCCATTTCTTCACTTCCTGTTCAAACTATGTATACATATGCAAAAAAGtttaaacatgatataagatTACCTCTTTATTAGAGCTTTCAATACTTTGTCCTTAATATACTAAGGCTGTTAGGATTTGTCCAATTTTTAGTTTGATGAAGTTGATTCTTTTAACAAGAAACaagaaacatttatttttctaccaTCAGATATCTCtcattttgtttatatatatatcggtTCAAGTTTGTTTTTGTGCCTTTGGTTTGCTTTGTGAAAGTTTGAAGTTGATAGATTTCAATGTGACTGCATTTGGAGGTATTGATTGTTTTTATATGTAAAGAGGAAAGGGATAATACATAATTGTGTTTCCCCTGCTCTTCTTTAAACTACTCTTTCAACAGAAGTGGAaagctaaaattaaaaatattgctagaaaaggaaagagattctttttgaaagaaactaaagtaaaagtgaatccttttttaaaaaagaaaaaattagacAGAGTACAACAGATATTGTTTCTAATCATCCACTCTGAAACTTTGCAATTTATCATTGCATGTTAGTTGTTGCAGGAGAAAAAGAACTCATCTTCAGAGTTTCCATCAAGTATTTTGACATTTCAAGCAGAAGATAGTTCTAGATATATGTAAACAGGCTTGTAATAACATTACAAGAtatatttgatttcttttcttcGTTTATGCTATAACTTTTAACATTAATGTTGTACATGTTACTATAGTTCTGCCTGGAGGCTCGTTACTCCCTTTATTATAGATTCATGTAACTtacttgaaaatataaaatgttgggcccgtgctcaACATGGGACATATCCAATctagtagtatatatatatggcaGTTGCAATGTCTACTTTTGACCAAAATAAACTgtctttaatatattttatgatattgACTCTTACACTATAGTTCTTATTCCTTTGAGATGTTGGCAGCTTATTTTCCTTTgcatatataattttgtttatgtaatGCTGAGAAAGGTGAAGTGAAAAAATCAGAGAGTTGAACTTATATTCTTTCCCTATTTTATTGTGCGGGGTTTTTCTTCTATTGAATCTTTGTTAGTTTCTGACTCCTAGTTTTATACTAGAATAACTTGTTGAATTCTGGGGGATACACCTCAATATCAAGTGAAATATTCTTAAGGACGGTATCTTTTGACATGCCTCAAGCTGTGAAAATTTCTTACAAGTGTTCATGATGAAGTGTTTTCCATAGGATTTCCAACAATCTTAAGTATATTCTTATACTTATTCTTAAGAAAATACTATTTGCAAAATCGTCAGTGCTCCTTTATCTCTTTAAAATGGGATGTTAAAGTTTTGGCGTGGACGGTTAAATGGGTGGCTGCAAAATTCTAACAAGGTAGAATATTTGAAGAATGATTTTTAGTTATTCTTGTAGTTGGGTCATTTCTACTGAGCAAAGACAACAAAGGAATTGTGAGATGAATTGAGGTACTAATTAAGATTACTGATTGCTAATAGGAATGTCAAATTTCCATTCCGTCAAACAAATAGGAGGTCAATTGAATTTGTGTTCATAATAATAAGGTACGTACCACAATTCTTTACCGTTTTAATGGATGTGTATAGTTAATTAAGTCATTATACCCCTTAATGTAGAAGATGATTCGGAGAAATGATAATcccgttaagaaaaaaaatttgtaagCGGATGATATAAATTGTTGTGGTCAGTTTTTAAGGAAATCTTGTGGCTAATATGTGAAAGATTGGTTGTTAGACTTTGACGTTGTTGAACACATTTGTGTGAACTAAAATTTTTGTGTTCTACACCCATAttgtagaagaagaaaaaattatatatgctggtgattcttgaagttcttaaaatgaaaatgttcttcttaTTTAACTCACATATGAAAGATATTGACATTATTTGTGCAAGTTGATGCCTGTGGAATTGT
This region includes:
- the LOC125875504 gene encoding pheophytinase, chloroplastic-like, coding for MGCRMNNLLVCLIYGKEDLWGTPIWGLQVKHQFPKAPYYQISPVAHCPHDEVPEEKKNSSSEFPSSILTFQAEDSSRYM